One genomic region from Gemmatimonadota bacterium encodes:
- a CDS encoding Gfo/Idh/MocA family oxidoreductase, with product MPNIGIIGAENSHTVAIAKTINIDQLVSGFSVTHVWGETPDDAKDAQERGLIPNIVEEPEDLIGEVDAAIVDHRHPKYHLPAVRPLLEAKIPLFVDKPFCYRLDEGKEFLARARELNVPVCSFSVLPKQASFAQLQEDVRELGRIISVVSTGPCDIDSEYGGVFFYGIHQVDMVVRLLDQDITHVQLNRGRQNHTATVYSASGAISTMNLVGEGRVGFHVSVIGEKGRTDRVIGYDENTYLTGVLDFCRMFSTGETDETDSSMLTPVAVLEALEKSQESEEKCEVRKLSRRSGIPAANATIR from the coding sequence ATGCCTAATATTGGTATTATTGGCGCAGAGAATAGCCATACTGTGGCGATTGCAAAGACGATCAATATTGATCAACTGGTGTCCGGTTTTAGTGTTACCCATGTTTGGGGAGAGACGCCGGACGATGCGAAAGATGCACAGGAGCGGGGCCTGATTCCCAATATTGTGGAGGAACCCGAAGATCTGATCGGAGAGGTTGACGCGGCTATTGTGGATCATCGCCATCCCAAATATCACCTGCCTGCGGTGCGTCCATTGCTGGAAGCCAAAATTCCTCTTTTTGTCGATAAGCCGTTTTGCTATCGTCTCGACGAAGGCAAAGAATTTCTGGCTCGAGCGCGTGAACTCAATGTGCCTGTGTGTTCTTTTTCGGTTTTGCCCAAGCAGGCGTCTTTCGCGCAGTTGCAAGAAGATGTCCGAGAACTCGGGCGCATTATTTCAGTTGTTTCGACGGGGCCTTGCGATATTGATTCTGAATATGGCGGTGTCTTTTTTTATGGGATTCATCAGGTCGATATGGTCGTGCGCTTGCTCGATCAGGATATTACGCATGTACAGCTCAATCGCGGGAGGCAAAATCACACTGCGACGGTTTATTCTGCGAGTGGCGCAATTTCGACGATGAATCTCGTTGGTGAAGGTCGTGTGGGGTTCCACGTTTCCGTGATTGGGGAAAAGGGGCGCACCGATCGCGTGATCGGATACGATGAGAATACGTATCTCACGGGTGTTCTCGATTTTTGTCGTATGTTCAGTACGGGGGAGACAGATGAAACCGATAGTTCGATGCTCACGCCCGTTGCTGTGCTCGAGGCGCTCGAGAAGTCGCAGGAGTCGGAGGAGAAGTGTGAAGTGCGAAAATTAAGCCGTAGGAGCGGCATCCCTGCCGCAAATGCCACTATCCGATAG
- a CDS encoding NAD(P)-dependent oxidoreductase, translated as MSKILVTGATGRLGANVVRQLVERGDDVRALILPDDPKKFKLDPFDIEKIEGDLRDAALCRSIVDGVDTVVHTANILGPPRGMDNQTFYEINVTGTYNLFEAAAPFADKLHRFVHVSTDAVYPMGNQHIPPCYQPVNEIHPKRPSGLYGTLKYINEAMAEGYMNGHGLQLSIIRPSGMFAGKEVLGRWNVQFVAGRIRDAVNNPESGIYHPDGAAIARDMLDRAERPDQPCAVTDREGRPWMWSPSDARDTARACICALDHPAAVGEAFNAPIYRPLAFPEVAEYLAGITGVPLFEVEVPMQWVYWSDNSKARTLIGYEPQCTLENIFDTALADQAGEATDVISA; from the coding sequence ATGAGTAAAATCCTCGTTACGGGTGCTACGGGGCGTTTGGGCGCGAATGTGGTCAGGCAGTTGGTTGAGCGTGGGGATGATGTTCGCGCGCTGATCCTTCCCGATGATCCCAAGAAGTTCAAGCTCGATCCATTTGATATTGAGAAGATCGAAGGCGACCTCAGAGATGCGGCGTTGTGTCGCAGTATTGTGGATGGTGTAGATACAGTTGTTCATACGGCAAATATTCTGGGCCCACCGCGCGGTATGGATAATCAGACGTTTTACGAGATTAATGTTACGGGTACGTACAATCTTTTTGAAGCGGCAGCACCATTTGCCGATAAACTCCACAGGTTTGTCCATGTCAGCACCGACGCGGTTTATCCGATGGGCAATCAGCATATTCCGCCCTGTTATCAGCCGGTGAATGAAATCCATCCCAAACGCCCGAGTGGACTTTATGGCACGCTGAAATATATCAACGAAGCGATGGCAGAAGGCTATATGAATGGACACGGTCTCCAATTGTCCATTATTCGCCCTTCTGGCATGTTTGCGGGCAAAGAGGTGCTGGGGCGTTGGAATGTTCAGTTTGTGGCAGGGCGCATCCGCGATGCCGTGAATAATCCGGAAAGTGGTATTTACCATCCGGATGGCGCGGCTATTGCACGGGATATGCTCGACCGCGCCGAGCGTCCCGACCAACCATGTGCTGTCACCGATCGCGAGGGTCGTCCGTGGATGTGGTCGCCTTCTGATGCACGCGATACTGCGCGGGCGTGTATTTGCGCGCTCGACCATCCCGCGGCTGTTGGCGAGGCGTTCAATGCGCCGATTTACCGGCCGCTCGCTTTTCCCGAGGTTGCAGAGTATCTCGCGGGGATAACGGGTGTTCCTCTTTTTGAAGTTGAGGTTCCCATGCAGTGGGTCTATTGGTCTGACAATAGTAAGGCGCGCACACTCATTGGATACGAACCGCAGTGTACGCTTGAAAATATCTTTGATACCGCGCTCGCCGATCAAGCCGGTGAAGCCACGGATGTGATTTCGGCGTGA
- a CDS encoding antibiotic biosynthesis monooxygenase produces MIGVLTHHWAKDECVDEARDLLNRNGIAQSQAPGFVSRQTLHSLADETKITTLVIWENEDIYEGWRASPEREAVMSGASDLWSQPTESERFEVVHRLSRV; encoded by the coding sequence ATGATCGGTGTTCTTACGCACCACTGGGCTAAAGATGAGTGTGTTGATGAGGCTCGCGATCTTTTGAATCGCAATGGTATTGCCCAGAGTCAGGCTCCCGGATTTGTCAGCCGTCAGACGCTTCACAGTCTCGCCGACGAGACGAAGATTACGACGCTGGTTATTTGGGAGAATGAAGATATCTACGAGGGCTGGCGCGCCAGTCCCGAGCGGGAAGCCGTTATGAGTGGCGCAAGTGATCTCTGGTCACAGCCGACTGAGTCCGAGCGATTTGAAGTTGTACATCGCTTGTCCAGAGTATAG
- a CDS encoding mandelate racemase/muconate lactonizing enzyme family protein: MKTQENFMNTHSSPSDLRITDMRVVNLSGVPMRSTLIRLDTNQGIYGLGEVRDGASHIYALQLKRQLLGENPCNVDKLFRKIKQFGWHARQGGGVCGVEMALMDLAGKAYGVPCYQLAGGKFRDQIRIYCDTHTTPNPEEMGNRLKARMEQGFTFLKMDIGVRLLKDIPGTVSSPAGMLETTQVMHPFTGIQFTDKGIDVLVQYVGVVRDIVGYEIPLAADHFGHINVESCIRLARALERFNLAWLEDMIPWQLTDQWARLKNATATPVCTGEDIYLLEHFKPLIDNKAVSIIHPDLATSGGILETKRIGDYAEEHGIAMALHMAATPIATMASVHCAAATNNFLVLECHAVDYPPWNTLVTGLPNPIVQNGYIQVPDAPGLGVDLNEEAIKEHINPNLPGYFEPTDAWDEEQVNDRLWS, translated from the coding sequence ATGAAGACACAGGAGAATTTTATGAATACCCATTCATCCCCATCGGATCTCAGAATTACCGATATGCGCGTTGTTAATCTTTCCGGTGTACCTATGCGTTCTACGCTCATTCGCCTGGATACCAATCAGGGTATTTATGGGTTGGGAGAGGTGCGCGATGGGGCCAGTCATATTTACGCTTTGCAACTGAAGCGCCAGCTTTTGGGTGAAAATCCCTGTAATGTGGATAAGCTGTTTCGCAAGATTAAACAGTTCGGGTGGCATGCGCGGCAGGGGGGCGGTGTGTGCGGTGTGGAGATGGCGTTGATGGATCTGGCGGGTAAGGCTTATGGCGTGCCCTGTTATCAGCTCGCAGGTGGGAAATTCCGCGATCAGATCCGCATTTATTGCGATACTCACACAACGCCGAATCCCGAAGAGATGGGCAATCGCTTGAAGGCGCGCATGGAGCAGGGGTTTACTTTTTTGAAGATGGATATTGGTGTGCGTTTGCTCAAAGATATTCCGGGTACGGTGTCTTCCCCTGCGGGCATGCTGGAAACTACGCAGGTTATGCATCCTTTTACGGGTATTCAGTTTACCGATAAGGGGATTGATGTTCTCGTTCAATATGTGGGCGTTGTGCGCGATATTGTGGGGTATGAGATTCCTCTGGCTGCGGATCACTTCGGGCATATCAATGTGGAGTCGTGTATTCGCCTTGCGCGCGCACTCGAGCGATTCAATCTCGCATGGCTGGAAGATATGATTCCATGGCAACTGACCGATCAATGGGCGCGCCTCAAGAACGCAACTGCGACCCCGGTTTGCACGGGTGAAGATATTTATCTTCTGGAACATTTCAAGCCGCTGATCGACAATAAAGCCGTTTCCATTATTCACCCGGATCTCGCTACATCGGGAGGGATTCTCGAAACTAAGCGGATTGGGGATTACGCGGAGGAACACGGTATTGCGATGGCTCTGCATATGGCGGCGACACCAATTGCGACGATGGCGAGCGTGCATTGCGCGGCTGCGACAAATAATTTTCTGGTTCTGGAATGCCACGCCGTTGATTATCCACCGTGGAATACGCTCGTTACGGGTTTGCCCAATCCCATTGTTCAAAATGGTTATATTCAGGTGCCCGACGCGCCCGGACTCGGCGTTGATTTGAATGAGGAAGCGATTAAAGAACATATCAATCCCAATTTGCCGGGCTATTTTGAACCGACAGATGCGTGGGATGAAGAACAGGTGAATGACAGGCTGTGGAGTTGA
- a CDS encoding sulfatase-like hydrolase/transferase, translated as MSDKPNILIIMSDEHAPQYSSIHGHSLVQSPNMERLADMGVTFDNAYCNSPICGPSRMSFMTGRYINRIGTYDNGFPMASDTVTWAHRLRNVGYDVVISGKQHFCGLDQLHGFRTQLARDLHAELWTKNGVPRGEGNWDAGVVEAKKPWNGIAQAGPGTTTEIQVDDQVEEAALAYIKDPARKEQPWCINVGFIAPHFPLVVPRRFWDMYPRDQIDMPEIPEGHLENMHPVYKRLRLMFGMTDFSEELVRRGRSGYYGLITYLDEKIGRLIDALEETGQLENTIIVHTSDHGEMNGEHGMWRKSNMYEASSRVPLQIVWPGHIPGGLRVAQNVSLVDLVATIIEAAGASMDIAPLDGDSLLPLINGETETWKDEAFCEYLAHGVIHPVGMLKKGDYKLNMSPGDPLELFNIAEDPNEFNDLSESAQHREIRDAMRDRLLEIWGDPEGIEQQVLKSQRERRFITAASGGR; from the coding sequence ATGTCTGATAAGCCCAATATTCTGATTATTATGTCTGATGAGCATGCTCCTCAATACAGCAGTATTCACGGGCATTCACTGGTGCAATCGCCCAATATGGAGCGTTTGGCCGATATGGGTGTTACGTTTGATAATGCGTATTGCAATTCGCCGATTTGCGGTCCGTCTCGGATGTCATTTATGACGGGGCGTTATATCAATCGCATTGGTACTTATGACAATGGTTTTCCCATGGCGTCGGATACGGTTACGTGGGCGCATCGCTTGCGAAATGTCGGTTACGATGTTGTGATATCGGGTAAGCAGCACTTTTGTGGTCTCGATCAATTGCACGGTTTTCGCACACAACTCGCGCGCGATTTGCATGCGGAATTGTGGACAAAAAACGGTGTCCCACGCGGCGAGGGCAATTGGGATGCGGGGGTTGTTGAGGCGAAAAAGCCATGGAATGGTATTGCACAAGCGGGGCCAGGTACAACGACTGAGATACAGGTTGATGATCAGGTTGAAGAGGCTGCTCTCGCATATATCAAAGATCCCGCTCGCAAAGAACAGCCCTGGTGTATCAATGTGGGGTTTATTGCGCCTCATTTTCCGCTTGTGGTTCCGCGGCGGTTTTGGGACATGTATCCGCGGGATCAAATTGATATGCCCGAAATTCCCGAAGGCCATCTGGAAAACATGCACCCGGTTTACAAACGTCTGCGCCTGATGTTTGGTATGACCGACTTTTCCGAAGAACTCGTGCGGAGGGGACGCTCGGGTTATTACGGACTTATCACGTATTTGGACGAAAAAATAGGCCGGCTCATCGATGCGCTCGAAGAAACCGGTCAGCTTGAAAATACCATTATCGTGCATACTTCAGATCACGGGGAAATGAATGGTGAGCACGGCATGTGGCGCAAATCAAATATGTATGAGGCGTCTTCTCGTGTGCCTCTTCAGATTGTTTGGCCCGGTCATATTCCGGGTGGTTTGCGCGTGGCGCAAAATGTTTCACTCGTTGATCTCGTGGCTACCATAATTGAAGCCGCTGGCGCTTCGATGGATATTGCGCCTCTGGATGGGGATAGCCTTTTGCCGCTGATCAATGGTGAGACTGAGACGTGGAAGGACGAAGCCTTTTGCGAATACCTCGCACACGGTGTTATCCATCCCGTGGGTATGCTCAAGAAGGGCGATTACAAACTCAATATGAGCCCGGGAGATCCGCTTGAGTTGTTCAATATTGCAGAAGATCCGAATGAGTTTAACGATCTGTCAGAGTCGGCACAACACCGAGAAATACGCGATGCCATGCGCGACCGGCTATTGGAAATTTGGGGCGATCCAGAAGGTATTGAACAACAGGTGCTCAAAAGTCAAAGGGAGAGGCGGTTTATTACGGCGGCGAGTGGGGGGAGATGA